The following are from one region of the Silene latifolia isolate original U9 population chromosome 9, ASM4854445v1, whole genome shotgun sequence genome:
- the LOC141599851 gene encoding putative F-box protein At5g55150, producing the protein MANWSELIPLDIWKKIAESIQFHEDFNVFGRVCSDWRKAMKIANRSKSSIQTPWLLLAEPPCTSTRRFYSLYNHKDEDGLGDWRYYSSRGWLISVTQLGLNITLVNPITKQVVQPPPFPDHIFGSRTRSWQWQPNSYLFMYDKFVLSEDPSTTKDYVLAMKFSASVDLAFWKSGDKQWNMLNTHSSSFLGHHFSQRRILCRGAIWKNYSRRKLKSPINAKARGKFNVPMHVPSLVLLGRISRNIAADISGIRRS; encoded by the exons ATGGCTAACTGGAGTGAACTAATACCATTGGACATATGGAAGAAGATTGCCGAGTCGATACAATTTCATGAAGATTTTAATGTATTTGGGAGAGTGTGTAGTGATTGGAGAAAAGCCATGAAAATTGCAAACAGATCGAAGTCATCAATCCAAACTCCATGGCTATTACTTGCAGAACCTCCATGCACATCGACACGTCGGTTTTACAGCCTCTACAACC ACAAAGACGAGGACGGACTGGGTGATTGGAGGTACTACTCTTCACGTGGTTGGCTTATTTCCGTCACCCAATTAGGCTTGAACATTACCCTAGTGAACCCGATTACTAAGCAAGTTGTTCAACCCCCGCCCTTCCCGGATCATATCTTTGGAAGTAGAACGAGATCATGGCAATGGCAACCTAATTCATACCTGTTTATGTATGATAAATTTGTGTTGTCAGAAGACCCATCAACTACTAAAGACTACGTGCTTGCCATGAAATTCTCGGCCAGCGTTGATTTGGCTTTCTGGAAAAGCGGGGATAAACAATGGAACATGCTCAACACACATTCATCGTCATTTCTCGGACATCACTTTTCACAAAGGAGAATTCTATGCCGTGGAGCAATTTGGAAAAATTATAGCCGTCGGAAACTCAAGTCCCCCATCAACGCCAAGGCTCGTGGCAAATTTAATGTTCCAATGCACGTCCCCTCACTTGTCTTACTTGGTAGAATCAGCCGGAACATTGCTGCTGATATTTCGGGAATTAGAAGATCTTGA